The Planctomycetaceae bacterium genome contains the following window.
GCCCTTGCCGCAGTTGGGCGTGCCCAGCGTTTCCATCGTCGCGGCAGAGCCTACCATCTTGAGATTCCGCCAGAACGTGGCGGAGATCCCGCGGTAATTGGGGTTCTTGACCACCGTCGTCAGCCGCCCGTCCTCGATCAACCGCCCCCATTCGCAACCAAACTGGAACTTGTTGCGGCTGTCGTCGATCGACCAGGAGCGGTTGGTCTTCATGTAGACGCCGCGCTTGACGGCCGCGATCATCGCTTCCAGGCTCGCGCTGCCGCACTCGACGTTGAGGTTGGCCATGCGGTCGATAGGCGGGCGGTTCCAGTTGCACGCGCGGCTGGACGCCGTCCCGGAGTCGCGCCCCGCGCGGGCCTGCGAGAACGCTCCGCCCTGCACGCCCTTGAGGATTCCCTTTTCGATGATGGCCGTCTTGCGCGCGGGCGCGCCGTCGTCGTCCCAGCCGAAGCTGGCGTTGGCGAACGCGCACGTCGGATCGTAGAACACGTTGAGCAGTTCGCTGCCGTAGCGGTACGAGCCGATCATGTCCAGCGTGACAAAACTCGTGCCGGCGTAGTTCTGCTCGTCGCCCAGGATGCGGTCCAGCTCGAGCGGGTGGCCGATCGACTCGTGAACCTGCAGCACCATCTGGTCGCTGTCGATCAGCAGGTCCATCGAACTCTTGGGGCAGTTGGGCGCATCAAGCAGCTCGATTGCCTCGCCCGCCAGGCGCGGCGCGGCGGCGGTGAAGTTGCACCGCGTCAGCACCTCCGCCCCGCCCTGCTGGCTGTACCCGTGCCCGCCGAGGGTGCGCGTCTGCGTGTCGCTGCCGCGATTGGCCGAGACCGACATGAACACCGCCGCCGACGAGAACGATTGCTCGATGCGAGTCCCCGCCGTCGTCAGCAGCAGCGTCTGCCAGTTCCAGTGTCGCACGGCCGTCATCCAGTCGACGATGCAGTCGGCGGTCTTAAGTTTCCGCGACTGCTCGGTCAGCACCTCCAGCAGCGCCGCCAGCGACAGCGACGACCAGGGCGTCTCCTCCGGCGTGCGATATTCGCCCGTAACCGCCGCGGGAATCAGCTTGCTGAAGTCGGTCACGCACCGCCCCGCGGTGTGTTTCGCCCAGCGGGCAGCTTGCTGTGCAGCGTTCTTGAGTCCCTCGCGCGACAGATCGCACGTGGCGCCGTATCCGATCCCCCCACCGGCGATGACGGTGATCATCGCTCCTTCGTCATGACTGAGCCCCGGCGCCTCAGGGACATCCTGACGCACCAGGAGCGACCGCCCGTCACTGCACACGTGTCGCAGCGAACAGAAGTCCACCCCGGAAGGAACGATATCGCGAAAGATTGACTCTATGTTCTTCACGTTTGCTCTGGTTGTATGTTCAGGGACACGCACAACGGAGTTGTGCGTGGCACCCTCCTGATTACTGATTACTGGTTACTGATTACTTTTCACCGATTACTACTTCTGCCCCGCCTTGGCCAGCTTCTCCTGCGCCGCGTGCATCTGCTGGCCCGTCGGGGCGCTGCCGCTTTCCATCATGTCGCGGAAGCAGTCGAACAGATACGTCGCGTCGTGCGGACCGGGGCTGGCCTCGGGGTGGTACTGCACGCTGAACAATGCCTGGTCCGGGTGCGTGAAGCCTTCAACCGTGTTGTCGTTGAGGTTGATGTGCGTCACGGCCGCCCCCGTGGCGATCAGCGACTTCTCCTCCACCGCAAACCCGTGGTTCTGCGAGGTGATCTCGACCTTGCCCGTCGACTGGTTGCGCACCGGCTGATTGCAGCCGCGATGGCCGAACTTCAGCTTGTACGTCTGCGCGCCCAGCGCCAGGCCCAGCATCTGGTGGCCCAGGCAGATGCCGAAGATCGGCACCTTGCCCAGAAGGTCGCGCAGCGACTCGATGGTGTACGTGACGGCCGCAGGGTCGCCCGGGCCGTTGGAGACGAACACGCCCTGGGGCTTGTGCGCCAGGATCTCCGCGGCGCTGGCGCCGGCCGGCACGACCGAAACATTGCAGCCGCACTCGACGAGGTTGCGCAGGATGTTGGTCTTGGCCCCGCAGTCGATGGCCACCACGTCGTAAACTTTCGCCCCGTGCTCGCGGTGCGCCTGGGCGAACTTGCTGGAGTAACCGTCGGCCCACTTATATCCTTCTGTCGGGGCGACGACCTTG
Protein-coding sequences here:
- a CDS encoding TldD/PmbA family protein, which produces MKNIESIFRDIVPSGVDFCSLRHVCSDGRSLLVRQDVPEAPGLSHDEGAMITVIAGGGIGYGATCDLSREGLKNAAQQAARWAKHTAGRCVTDFSKLIPAAVTGEYRTPEETPWSSLSLAALLEVLTEQSRKLKTADCIVDWMTAVRHWNWQTLLLTTAGTRIEQSFSSAAVFMSVSANRGSDTQTRTLGGHGYSQQGGAEVLTRCNFTAAAPRLAGEAIELLDAPNCPKSSMDLLIDSDQMVLQVHESIGHPLELDRILGDEQNYAGTSFVTLDMIGSYRYGSELLNVFYDPTCAFANASFGWDDDGAPARKTAIIEKGILKGVQGGAFSQARAGRDSGTASSRACNWNRPPIDRMANLNVECGSASLEAMIAAVKRGVYMKTNRSWSIDDSRNKFQFGCEWGRLIEDGRLTTVVKNPNYRGISATFWRNLKMVGSAATMETLGTPNCGKGEPNQCVGTGHASPACLFADVEVFGGA
- the carA gene encoding glutamine-hydrolyzing carbamoyl-phosphate synthase small subunit; the protein is MTKQVCKLALEDGLVFTGTSFGAAGTSEGEVVFNTGMTGYQEVLTDPSYNGQIVTMTYPLVGNYGINTEDIESYNTRVQVAGFIIKELSPVVSNFRSSKSLDEYLAAAGVMGLAGIDTRALTRYIRITGALNGVLSTEILDDAELVKRAAAIPSMAGLDLVKVVAPTEGYKWADGYSSKFAQAHREHGAKVYDVVAIDCGAKTNILRNLVECGCNVSVVPAGASAAEILAHKPQGVFVSNGPGDPAAVTYTIESLRDLLGKVPIFGICLGHQMLGLALGAQTYKLKFGHRGCNQPVRNQSTGKVEITSQNHGFAVEEKSLIATGAAVTHINLNDNTVEGFTHPDQALFSVQYHPEASPGPHDATYLFDCFRDMMESGSAPTGQQMHAAQEKLAKAGQK